The following are from one region of the Methanobacterium veterum genome:
- a CDS encoding NAD(P)/FAD-dependent oxidoreductase produces MKYDVVVVGGRIGGSISSLFASKNDLDVLMIEKRQEIGVPLQCAEATNEVTFETVGIKPSKRYICSEIVGADLYSPNGTHFRMTPDNERGFILDRKVFDKHLAIESAKAGTDIMLKTTVKDLLIKDGNVKGVVAKHLGKTMEIEADIVIAADGIESNVARMAGLNSTRRINDICSCVQYKMVGIDVEPNYMQFYFGSKVAPGGYLWIFPNENGVTNVGIGIRNTKETAYHYLHKFISTLGGTPVELNIGGVPVSGNIKKTYAKGLMVVGDAAGHVDPLTGGGIHLTAASARIAGEVAAESIKSENISEGFLKIYEKRWKDQIGGIINQSLKYRKVLDKINDDEFNALARFLEDKDIWSISKREWFGLLKESPSLFKLIRALI; encoded by the coding sequence ATGAAATATGATGTAGTTGTGGTAGGGGGACGTATAGGAGGTTCCATTTCATCACTTTTTGCATCTAAAAACGATTTAGATGTTTTAATGATTGAAAAGCGTCAGGAAATAGGAGTTCCTCTCCAGTGTGCTGAAGCTACAAACGAAGTAACCTTTGAAACTGTCGGAATAAAGCCTTCAAAGAGATACATATGCTCTGAAATTGTGGGAGCCGATCTTTATTCTCCCAATGGTACTCATTTTCGGATGACACCTGATAATGAAAGAGGTTTTATTTTAGACAGGAAAGTGTTTGATAAACATCTTGCCATTGAATCAGCGAAAGCTGGAACAGACATAATGCTAAAAACTACAGTTAAAGACCTGCTTATCAAAGATGGAAATGTTAAGGGAGTTGTTGCAAAACACCTTGGTAAAACCATGGAAATCGAAGCAGATATTGTTATTGCTGCAGACGGCATAGAATCAAATGTAGCGCGAATGGCTGGTTTAAATTCAACACGCAGAATAAATGATATCTGTTCCTGTGTTCAATATAAAATGGTAGGTATTGATGTAGAACCAAATTATATGCAGTTTTATTTCGGAAGTAAAGTCGCTCCTGGAGGATATCTCTGGATTTTTCCAAATGAAAATGGGGTGACCAATGTCGGAATTGGAATTAGAAATACTAAGGAAACTGCATACCATTATCTCCATAAATTCATATCAACTCTTGGTGGAACACCCGTTGAACTTAATATTGGAGGAGTACCTGTTTCAGGCAATATTAAAAAAACATATGCCAAAGGACTGATGGTCGTTGGAGATGCTGCCGGACATGTAGATCCATTAACTGGTGGTGGAATCCATTTAACCGCTGCAAGTGCGAGAATAGCAGGTGAAGTTGCAGCGGAATCCATAAAAAGTGAAAATATATCTGAAGGGTTCTTAAAAATATATGAAAAGCGCTGGAAAGATCAAATTGGGGGCATCATTAACCAGTCACTTAAATATAGAAAAGTTCTTGACAAAATAAACGATGATGAATTCAATGCACTTGCAAGATTCTTAGAAGACAAAGATATCTGGTCAATTTCAAAAAGGGAGTGGTTTGGACTTTTAAAAGAATCGCCAAGCCTATTTAAACTTATAAGGGCACTTATTTAA
- a CDS encoding NAD(P)/FAD-dependent oxidoreductase: MKYDVVVVGGRIGGSISSLFASKNDVDVLMIEKRQEIGVPVQCAEGTTHSTFEILEMKPSSRYVCAEVETGTIHAPNETYINAEDLVEFNNLDKNIAKGYILDRKVFDKHLAIESAKAGTDIMLKTTVKDLIKKDGKICGVVAKHMGKTMEIKADVVIAADGVESNMAQMAGLKAPDNPMDICSCAQYELVCSNFDHDRVHLYFGRDIAPGGYAWVFPKEEGTANVGLGIRGPAETAYQYLKKFISKFDATPVELNVGGVPLSGPIDKTYTDGFLVVGDAARQIDPVTGGGTFTTVPCARVAGEVAAEAVKAEDSSEDFLKRYDDEWRVKIGDMLKMSLKCRKVADDLTDNEMNALVEFLNNSKGKEISKLSFIKFLGKHPRLLRLVKDLL; encoded by the coding sequence ATGAAATATGACGTAGTTGTGGTAGGGGGACGTATAGGAGGTTCTATTTCATCACTTTTTGCATCTAAAAACGATGTAGATGTTTTAATGATTGAAAAGCGCCAGGAAATAGGAGTTCCAGTTCAATGTGCTGAAGGAACAACCCATTCTACCTTCGAGATCCTGGAAATGAAGCCATCCTCCAGATATGTCTGTGCTGAGGTTGAAACAGGTACGATTCACGCACCTAATGAAACGTATATTAATGCAGAAGATTTAGTAGAATTCAACAATTTAGACAAAAACATAGCTAAAGGGTATATCTTAGACAGGAAAGTGTTTGATAAACATCTTGCCATTGAATCAGCGAAAGCAGGGACTGATATAATGCTAAAAACCACAGTGAAAGACCTTATTAAAAAAGACGGCAAGATCTGCGGAGTAGTAGCCAAACATATGGGAAAAACAATGGAGATAAAGGCAGATGTTGTTATAGCCGCAGATGGTGTTGAATCAAATATGGCACAGATGGCAGGGCTCAAGGCACCAGATAACCCTATGGATATCTGTTCATGCGCCCAATATGAATTGGTATGTTCTAATTTTGATCATGATAGAGTACATCTTTATTTCGGAAGAGATATAGCTCCAGGAGGATATGCATGGGTATTTCCAAAAGAAGAGGGGACTGCTAACGTAGGACTTGGGATAAGAGGCCCCGCAGAAACTGCTTATCAGTATCTTAAAAAATTCATATCAAAATTCGATGCCACACCAGTAGAATTAAATGTTGGAGGAGTACCGTTATCTGGACCTATCGATAAAACTTATACTGATGGTTTTCTGGTAGTGGGAGATGCAGCCAGACAAATTGATCCTGTAACGGGAGGAGGGACATTTACAACGGTTCCATGTGCAAGAGTAGCAGGAGAGGTTGCGGCAGAAGCAGTAAAGGCAGAGGATTCATCTGAAGATTTTTTAAAAAGATATGATGATGAATGGAGGGTTAAAATTGGAGACATGCTCAAAATGTCCCTGAAATGTAGAAAAGTAGCAGATGATCTCACAGACAATGAAATGAATGCCCTGGTAGAATTTCTAAATAACAGTAAGGGGAAAGAAATATCTAAGCTATCCTTTATTAAGTTTTTAGGAAAACATCCGCGCCTTTTAAGGCTTGTAAAAGATCTTTTGTGA
- a CDS encoding 4Fe-4S binding protein, which yields MEFNTEKCGCCGACISVCPNRSLELTENRIIINKNKCDDCGRCTYVCPLGAFYIEGNV from the coding sequence ATGGAATTCAACACTGAAAAATGCGGATGCTGTGGAGCTTGCATCAGTGTATGCCCCAATAGATCTTTAGAACTTACAGAAAACAGAATAATCATAAATAAAAACAAATGCGACGACTGCGGAAGATGCACATATGTATGTCCTCTTGGAGCATTTTACATAGAGGGGAATGTATGA